The region CCAGCCCATGTTGTTCTGGATCACCTGGGTCAGTTTTTCACTCCAGTTTTGCTGGAGGCGCAGCTCGACCATGGTCACGAAATCGCCATTGAGCCCCGGGGCCGCGAAGATCGCGTCCGGACCGGCGTACACCGATCCCGTCAGCCGAGTGCGTCGTTCGTCGGTCAGCCAGTAATTGACCTGACCGATGTAGCAGTACGAGTCCTCGCTCCGGAGGGTGAAGAAGGTGTTGGCCCCCATCGTCATGCCGCTCCAGACGTCGAGCCGGTCGGTGACGTGCAGGTTCGCCAGGAAGCCGGTAAAGGCTCCGTCCTGGGCGTAGAAGAACTGATAGTCGTTCGAGTAGAACGGCCGATACGGGGCGAGGAAGCCGTTATAGCCGATAATGGTGTTCATGCGGCCGATTTTAAAGTCGAGTCCGCGCTCGGTGAGGATCGGCAGGTGGAAGGAGAGGTAGAGATCGCGGAAGTCCTGGCTGAATCGAGGGTCGGGATTTCTTCCGCCAATGCCTCCCAACGGCTGACCGGTGGCCGCGTTGGCACCAGCGAAGTAGCGGACGAAGAAGCCGACGTCGAAGCGGTCCTGCCGGAGCGGGCGGTCGATGACCAGGCCGATTTCGTTGAGCAGAAACTCGTCGCCGAAGCGATTGAGCCGAGGTTGGACGCTGAGGAGGCCCGGTCGGGTGGAAGCGCCGGTGTAACCGCCCTCGACCCAGCCGAAGACGTCGATGCCGAGCGTGTCGAGCAGGCCCGCCGAACGCAGGGCGTCGCTCAGGAGGTCGACGTCAGAGACCGGATACGGACCGAGCCGGAAGAACTCGGGAGCGCCGACGATGTCCTCGGCCTGCTCGGCCGGCAACGACTGAGTCTCCAGGCCCAGACCGGCAAATGCTCCCGGCAGGGTGAGGTCGGTGAGCAGCGGTCGGGGGAGTTCATCGTAGTCGGGGAATCGAGGGGACTGGACTTCAGATCCTCCGGGCGGAGGGACGGCCCCGATCTCAGAAGAGGACACTCCATAGTCGGGCAGTGGAGGAAGGGGGATCTCCTGCGCGACCGCAACGACGGACAGGGCCGCGATCAGGCCCAGCACGACCCCCGCTCGCAAACTCGTCCTCATCGGAAATCCTTTCCGGTACACCGTGATTGCCGTTCCCGAATCGCTCATCCTGGCGAGGGGAAGGCACCCGTTCAGGTCGTGGGGAGCCGATCGGTTCATCGGACGCAGGATGACGGCGAATTCAACGAATCAAGAAATCTCGGAAAAAGGGCGGGGACACACGCGGTCTCAGGAGATCGTCTTCGCCGACGATCCGGGCGCCAACGCCTCGACCTTGAGGTCGCCTCCGTCCGGCCTGTGTTTGAATTGAGCCATTGAGCTGCAACGCGGCGGAGGCCAGTCTCTACCGGACTGCCTTTCTCAATGCGAACGGGATCGGGCCGGGAAATTTTTCTGAATGATGAGAGAGATTTTGGATCTTTGCGGCAATCCATTCAGTAGCATTGGAGGTGGGTCGACCGCTCAGTCGTGAGACTGCGTCCACCGCGTCGTCCCTCTCCTGGAGGAAATTTCGGCCATGCGATCACCGCATCTGTCTTCGCGACGCGAGTTCGTCAAGGCCGCCGGTCTGGCCTCGGGAGCCATCGGCCTTTCCCTTGCCCGTTCCGCTCGCTCCGCCCCACCGATGGCGCAGGCCCCCGACCCCGACGCCGTGCTTGCCAAGCTGCTGGAAGGAAACCAGCGGTTCATGAACGGGCAGACCTCGCTTCTGACCCGCCGACGGCCGGCAGACTTCGCCCCGCTGGCCGAGGGGCAGGCTCCAACGGCGATCATCGTCGCCTGTGCCGACTCTCGGGTTGCCCCGGAATTGATCTTCGACCAGGGGATCGGCGACCTGTTCGTCGTTCGGGTGGCCGGCAACCACGTCACCGGGGCGGGGCCGATCGTCCAGGGAAGCATCGAGTTCGCCGTTGCCGTGCTGGGTGCCCGGCTGATCGTGGTGCTCGGACACGACAAGTGCGGCGCCGTCGAAGGGGCGATCGCCCGGTCCGAGTCCGACGATCCCCTGCCCGGGTCGATCGACGCATTGGTGAAGATCATCAAGCCTGCCGTTGCCGACGCCGCGGGGAAGCCCGGCGACCGGCTCGAGAACGTCATCCGGGCGAATGTCGCGCGCTGCGTCGGCAGCCTGAAGACCTCCGGGCCGATCTTGCCCGAGTTGGTCACGTCTGGGGAATTGAAGGTCGTTGGCGGTGTGTACCAGCTGGAGTCGGGAAAGGTCGAGCTGCTCGATTGAGCCGAACGTCACACACCAAAAAGAGTTGAATTGCTCGCGTGACTGTGGGAGCTCCGTTTTGCTTCCCCTATGCGTGAGGGCGATCCGGATGTGATCGCAAGGTGCGCGGGAACCGTTGCGGAGCATTGACACGCTCCGGATTGATGACGTCCTTTTCAGTTGATTACTGTTGGGTCTTTCTCCATCCCCCGGACTGAGCAACCTTGAGTACGCTCGATCGCGAGACAATCGCCCGGTATGCCGCCGCGGTTCCGGTTCCGGTCCTGGCGGTCTTTCGGGGAATCGGCCAGGTGTTCTTTCAAGAGAACGCCCTGACGGGCCTGAGTTTTCTGCTGGGGATCGCCATCAGCTCGCCGTTGATGGCCTTCGGAGCGTTGGTGGGCTCGGTGATCGGCCTGGCGACCGCTCGGCTCTTGAAGTTCAACACCGAGGAGGTCGAGGCCGGGATCTTCGGCTTCAATCCCGCGCTGGTTGGCATCGCCACCTTCTTCTTCTTTCAACCCAATGCGTCGAGCGTTGGGCTATTGCTTGGGGGCAGTGTGGCGGCGACGCTGCTCACGAGATTCTTGCGATCGTTTGTCCCGTTCCCAACGTATACCAGTCCGTTTGTGCTGATGGCCTGGGTGCTCTTTCTGGTCGGGCCGTCGCTGGGCTCGGCCTTTGTGGAACCAGGAGCGCCGGCGGAGGCGGGCAGTCCCTTGCAGGGAGTGGCCCACGGGATTAGCCAGGTGATGTTCCAGGCGAATCTGGCCACGGCGGTGCTGTTCCTGATCGGGATCGCGTTGAACACCTGGCAGCACGGGGTCTGGGTGGTGGCGGCCTCGGCCCTGGGAGTCCTCGTGGCGAATTACCACGTCACCCCGGAGATGCGCGCCCTCGACCCGGAGCGCCTGATTCAGCGATTCCTGGCCGAGAACATCTCGCTGGGACTGTATGGCTACAATGCGACTCTGGCGGCCCTGGCCCTGTTCATCTGGCGGAGGTCGCTGATCCCGACTTTGCTGGGCATCTTGATCTCGGTCCCCCTGACCGAACTGGTGCCGATGACCGGCCTGCCGGCCCTGACGGCGCCGTTCATTCTGGCGACCTGGGCCGTCTTGATCCTCGGCTGGTTCGATGCCCGGTTCCTGCCCGAACCTATCGTCCCGGCCACCGAAACCTATGTCCGAGAGCACCCGTCCGCCGCCGAAGCCGAGGCCGACGCCATCTGATTCCCCCCTTTCCTTCCGCCGCCGGGAGCCGACCGACTCATGAATCTCTCTCCGCAAGAACGGGACAAGCTGCTGATCTTCGTGGCCGCCCAGGTGGCCCGGCAGCGCAAGGATCGCGGCTTGAAGCTGAACGTGCCCGAGGCCACCGCCCTGATCACGGCCGAGTTGATGGAGATGGCCCGCGATGGCAAGTCCGTCGCCGAGATCATGGCGGCAGGCCGGGAGATCCTCTCGCGGGACGACGTGATGGAGGGCGTTCCCGAGATGATCTCCATGATCCAGGTCGAACCGACCTTCCCCGACGGAAGCAAGCTCGTCACCGTTCACGAGCCGATCCGCTGACCGGCCGTTCCGTGTTGCCCATTTCCTGGTTGTGACGACCCTCAATCACGAGGATGATCATGGTTCCGGGTGAATACTTCTTTGACGGTGACGACCTGGAGCTCAATGCGGGCCGGCCGGTCGTGACCGTGACGGTCAACAACACCGGCGATCGGCCGGTCCAGATCGGCGCTCATTATCACTTTTTTGAGGTCAACCGCGCGCTCGTCTTCGACCGCGAGAAGGCCTACGGGATGCGGCCCGACCTTCCGAGCGGCACCTCGGTCCGGTTCGAGCCGGGCGAGGTCAAGCAGGTGAACCTCATCCCTTACGGGGGGCGCCGGGTCGTCTACGGCTTCAATGCCCTGGTGTCGGGCCGGCTTGACGACCCGTACATCAAGTCGACAAGCCTTCAACGCTTCAAGGATCAAGGGTACGGTCACTCGCCGTCCGAGTGATCTGTCGGCCGCATTTCGGGCCGATCGGCCCACTCCACTCCCGGAGACGACTTCACGATGAGCGTCCGACTTTCCCGCAAGGCCTACGCCAAGAAGTACGGCCCGACCAAGGGCGACCGCATCCGACTGGCCGACACCGAGTTGATCATCGAAATCGAGCACGACTCGACCGACTACGGCGAGGAGTCGATCTTCGGCGGCGGCAAGTCGATCCGAGACGGACAGGACCAGTGCCCGCTCGAAGAACCGATGAGCCCGCCGCACTGCGACCTGGTCATCACGAACGCCGTGATCATCGACTACTGGGGGATCGTCAAGGGGGACATCGGCATCCGGGAAGGCCGGATCGTTGCCGTTGGCAAGTCGGGCAACCCCTTGACCCAGGACGGCGTCGACCCGAGGCTCGTCATCGGCCCCGGCACCGAGATCATCGCGGCCGAGGGGAAGATCGTGGTCGCCGGCGGGGTCGATACGCACATCCACTTCATCTGCCCGCAGCAGATCGAGACGGCCCTGGCGTCGGGCATCACCACCCTGATCGGCGGCGGCACCGGTTCGGCCACCGGCACCTGGGCGACGACCTGCACCCCCGGCCCCTGGTACATCCAGCGGATGCTCCAGGCGTTCGAGGGGTTGCCGATCAACGTCGGCGTCATGGGCAAGGGGAACAGCAGCCTGGCCCTTCCCCTGGACGAGCAAATCGAGGCCGGTGCGTGTGCACTGAAGCTGCACGAGGACTGGGGGACCACCCCCGCGGTCATCGACACCAGCCTGACCGTGGCCGATCGCTACGACATTCAGATCGCCATTCATACCGATACGCTGAATGAGGCGGGCTTCCTGGAGGACTCGGTCGCCGCCATCAAAGGGCGGGCGATCCACAGCTTCCACACCGAGGGGGCCGGCGGCGGCCACGCGCCGGACATCATCGCCATCGCCGGGTTGCCCAACGTGCTGCCCGCCAGCACCAATCCGACGCGGCCGTTTACCGTCAACACAATCGACGAACATCTCGATATGTTGATGGTCTGCCACCACCTCTCGCGCGAAATCCCCGAGGACGTTGCCTTTGCCGAAAGCCGCATCCGCGCCGAGACGATTGGAGCCGAGGACATCTTTCACGATCGCGGCATCATCAGCATGACGAGTTCCGACTCGCAGGCGATGGGCCGCATCGGCGAGGCGATCGTCCGGACCTGGCAAACCGCCCACAAGATGAAGGTCCAGTACGGGGCCATGCCCGGCGACACCGCCCGCAATGACAACGAGCGCGTGAAGCGCTACGTCGCCAAGTACACGATCAACCCGGCGATCACCCACGGCATTGCCCAGCACGTCGGCAGCATCGAGGCCGGGAAGCTGGCCGACCTGGTGATCTACGAGCCGGCCTATTTCGGGGTCAAGCCATTCCTCGTCGTCAAGGGCGGTCTGATCGTCTGTGCCCAAATGGGCGACCCGAACGCGAGCATCGCCACCCCGCAGCCAGTCTACATGCGTCCTCAGTTCGCGTCGTACGGCCGGGCGCTGTCGAAGTCGTGCCTGACGTTCGTGTCGAAGGCCTCGCTCGAGCGGGGCATCGTCGATCGCTATGGCCTTCAGCGCGAGGTGGTGGCCGTCGACGGCTGCCGAACGATCGGCAAGAAGGACATGAAGCGGAACGAGGCGGCCCCGAAGATCGAGGTCGATCCGGACACCTACGAGGTCCGCGTCGATGGCGAGAAGGTCGGCAGTGAGCCCCTGGCCGAGTTGCCGATGACCCAGCGTTATTTCCTTTTCTGACGGCGTGAAAATCTAACGGCCTGAAGACGTGATGACTGACCCATGAATCTCGGCCTGCTCCAGATCGCCGACTCGGCCCTCCCGATCAGCGGCTACACCCACTCCTGGGGACTCGAAGCCTCGATCGCCAAGGGAGCGGTCCACGACGCCGAGAGTCTCGAAGGCTGGACGGCAACCTGGCTTCGCACCGTGCTTGGCCCGCTGGAGGGGGTGCTCGTCGCCTCCTCTTGCCGGGCGGTTCGGGCCGGGGGTTCGGAGACATTGCTCGAACTGAACGAAGTGGCCGAGGCGTCGATCCTCCCCCCTTCCATCCGCAACGCCAGCCGAGAGATGGGCGATCAGCTCATCACGCTCGGAGCGACCTGGGGCTGGTCTGCCGAGCGGCTGGCCGCGATCCTGAGCACCCTTCCCCATCGTCCCGAGGCATGGCACCATGCCGTGGTCTTTGGCCTGCTCGGCGCCCTGGCCGGGGGAGAGGTCCGTGAGGTGCTGGTTGCCTATCTCCACCAGGCGGCGCTCGGGGTGATCGGGGCCGGGGTCCGGGCCATTCCTGTCGGCCACACCCACGGCCAGCAGATCCTGGCCTACATCCACAACGACATCCGAGAACAGGCTGACGATCTGGTCGACCGTGGTCCCGAGACGGCCGGGTCCGGATGCCCTTTCTACGAGATCCGATGCGATGAACAAACGCGACTTTATGCCCGCATGTTCCGATCCTGATCCCTCGTCTGGTCAGGTGCGACCCTTCGATCCTGCCAGGCGCCGGTTCCGCCCCCCCGTGGTCTTCCACAACGACCCGGGGCACGACCACATGGGCCGTCCCGGCATGGCCCGGTACGCCGGGCCGACGCGGCAGGTCTTCACCCTCGGTGTTGCCGGGCCGGTCGGTTCGGGCAAGACGGCACTGGTTGAAATGCTCTGTCATGCCCTCTGGCCCGAGATCAACCTCGCGGTCATCACCAACGATATTTACACGCATGAAGATGCCGAGTTCCTCTCGCGCCGCGAGGCCCTCCCCCTGGAACGAATCGTCGGCATCCAGACCGGCGGCTGTCCGCACACCGCCATCCGAGACGACGCCAGCGCGAACCTCAGCGCCGTCGGCAACTTTCAGCGCCAGTTCCCGGGCCTTGAGCTGGTTATCGTCGAGTCGGGCGGCGACAATCTCACGGCCGTATTCTCGCGAGAGCTGGCCGATCGCTTCATTTTCGTGATCGACGTGGCCGAGGGGGACAAGATCCCTCGCAAGGGGGGGCCGGGAATTTGCAACTCCGATCTGCTCGTGATCAACAAGACCGACCTGGCGCCTTACGTGGGGGCCGATCTGGAGGTGATGCATCGGGACAGCACCCGGATGCGAGGCGAGCGGCCCTTCCTGATGACCAGCATTCGCCAGAAAGAGGGGGTCGATCAGGTGGTCTCCTGGGTCCGGGAGCAGCTCGCCGCATCGAGCGTTCCGAGCTCCTGACCCCTCCCGAATTCGTCGGCATCGAGTCTCTCGGGCACCCCGCCGCCCGCGTTGGCGGCGCCCGGATCGAATTGATCCACGACCGGGGACAGACCCGCCTCGGCCGATGCTATCAACAAATCCCAATTCGACTGATGCCCCCGTTCGCCATCGAGGACGAACCGGCCGCCCTGCTCTACCTGATCACCCTGACCGCCGGCCTGCTTGATGGCGACGCTCAGCTTATCGAGCTGCTTGCCCGGAGCGGGACCCGATCGGTCGTGACGGGCCAGGCTGCGACCCGCATCCATCCCGCCGCTGACAGTTTCTGCTCGCAACAATGGGAGGTGGCGGTCGAGGATGACTCGATTCTCGTCGTTCTACCCGGGCCGGCAATTCCGTACCGAGGCTGCCGCTACTACCAGCGAGGCCGGGTCGAGCTGGCGCCGACGGGCCGCGTCATCTGGGGAGACATCTGGCTGGCCGGTCGGTACCAACGTGGCAGCCTCTCCGAGCGGTTCGTCTTCGATCGGATCGTCCAGGACTTCGAGGTGCGCCGATCCGGCAGGCTCCTCTACCGCGACCGTTTCCGATGGGACGGGCCGTGGTCGACGTCAGATGTGACCTGGCACTTCGGGGGCGAGCTTGCCTCCGGATGCCTCTACGCCTCCGGGCCGATTCCGGAGTCGCTCCCCGAGCCGGGACC is a window of Tautonia rosea DNA encoding:
- a CDS encoding urease accessory protein UreD — its product is MPPFAIEDEPAALLYLITLTAGLLDGDAQLIELLARSGTRSVVTGQAATRIHPAADSFCSQQWEVAVEDDSILVVLPGPAIPYRGCRYYQRGRVELAPTGRVIWGDIWLAGRYQRGSLSERFVFDRIVQDFEVRRSGRLLYRDRFRWDGPWSTSDVTWHFGGELASGCLYASGPIPESLPEPGPGLRQAIFPLDAGGCCVRWCGEPSRVTAALVQTALQIAAEWTDGPGSPPWLLQSSDLAPNHWFSTPPGGSSGT
- a CDS encoding urease subunit gamma, whose protein sequence is MNLSPQERDKLLIFVAAQVARQRKDRGLKLNVPEATALITAELMEMARDGKSVAEIMAAGREILSRDDVMEGVPEMISMIQVEPTFPDGSKLVTVHEPIR
- a CDS encoding urease accessory protein UreF, whose product is MNLGLLQIADSALPISGYTHSWGLEASIAKGAVHDAESLEGWTATWLRTVLGPLEGVLVASSCRAVRAGGSETLLELNEVAEASILPPSIRNASREMGDQLITLGATWGWSAERLAAILSTLPHRPEAWHHAVVFGLLGALAGGEVREVLVAYLHQAALGVIGAGVRAIPVGHTHGQQILAYIHNDIREQADDLVDRGPETAGSGCPFYEIRCDEQTRLYARMFRS
- the ureB gene encoding urease subunit beta; this encodes MVPGEYFFDGDDLELNAGRPVVTVTVNNTGDRPVQIGAHYHFFEVNRALVFDREKAYGMRPDLPSGTSVRFEPGEVKQVNLIPYGGRRVVYGFNALVSGRLDDPYIKSTSLQRFKDQGYGHSPSE
- the ureC gene encoding urease subunit alpha, giving the protein MSVRLSRKAYAKKYGPTKGDRIRLADTELIIEIEHDSTDYGEESIFGGGKSIRDGQDQCPLEEPMSPPHCDLVITNAVIIDYWGIVKGDIGIREGRIVAVGKSGNPLTQDGVDPRLVIGPGTEIIAAEGKIVVAGGVDTHIHFICPQQIETALASGITTLIGGGTGSATGTWATTCTPGPWYIQRMLQAFEGLPINVGVMGKGNSSLALPLDEQIEAGACALKLHEDWGTTPAVIDTSLTVADRYDIQIAIHTDTLNEAGFLEDSVAAIKGRAIHSFHTEGAGGGHAPDIIAIAGLPNVLPASTNPTRPFTVNTIDEHLDMLMVCHHLSREIPEDVAFAESRIRAETIGAEDIFHDRGIISMTSSDSQAMGRIGEAIVRTWQTAHKMKVQYGAMPGDTARNDNERVKRYVAKYTINPAITHGIAQHVGSIEAGKLADLVIYEPAYFGVKPFLVVKGGLIVCAQMGDPNASIATPQPVYMRPQFASYGRALSKSCLTFVSKASLERGIVDRYGLQREVVAVDGCRTIGKKDMKRNEAAPKIEVDPDTYEVRVDGEKVGSEPLAELPMTQRYFLF
- a CDS encoding outer membrane beta-barrel protein gives rise to the protein MRTSLRAGVVLGLIAALSVVAVAQEIPLPPLPDYGVSSSEIGAVPPPGGSEVQSPRFPDYDELPRPLLTDLTLPGAFAGLGLETQSLPAEQAEDIVGAPEFFRLGPYPVSDVDLLSDALRSAGLLDTLGIDVFGWVEGGYTGASTRPGLLSVQPRLNRFGDEFLLNEIGLVIDRPLRQDRFDVGFFVRYFAGANAATGQPLGGIGGRNPDPRFSQDFRDLYLSFHLPILTERGLDFKIGRMNTIIGYNGFLAPYRPFYSNDYQFFYAQDGAFTGFLANLHVTDRLDVWSGMTMGANTFFTLRSEDSYCYIGQVNYWLTDERRTRLTGSVYAGPDAIFAAPGLNGDFVTMVELRLQQNWSEKLTQVIQNNMGWDRNTPVGTGSFYGIYTQFMYHLAPKFDVNFRADWFSDPEGTRTGFDTEYFALTLGTNWHPNRILEVRPEIRGDFAGEPAFGGGGAPGGNFSQLTGGVSFLVKY
- a CDS encoding carbonic anhydrase, with protein sequence MRSPHLSSRREFVKAAGLASGAIGLSLARSARSAPPMAQAPDPDAVLAKLLEGNQRFMNGQTSLLTRRRPADFAPLAEGQAPTAIIVACADSRVAPELIFDQGIGDLFVVRVAGNHVTGAGPIVQGSIEFAVAVLGARLIVVLGHDKCGAVEGAIARSESDDPLPGSIDALVKIIKPAVADAAGKPGDRLENVIRANVARCVGSLKTSGPILPELVTSGELKVVGGVYQLESGKVELLD
- the ureG gene encoding urease accessory protein UreG; amino-acid sequence: MARYAGPTRQVFTLGVAGPVGSGKTALVEMLCHALWPEINLAVITNDIYTHEDAEFLSRREALPLERIVGIQTGGCPHTAIRDDASANLSAVGNFQRQFPGLELVIVESGGDNLTAVFSRELADRFIFVIDVAEGDKIPRKGGPGICNSDLLVINKTDLAPYVGADLEVMHRDSTRMRGERPFLMTSIRQKEGVDQVVSWVREQLAASSVPSS
- a CDS encoding urea transporter, which produces MSTLDRETIARYAAAVPVPVLAVFRGIGQVFFQENALTGLSFLLGIAISSPLMAFGALVGSVIGLATARLLKFNTEEVEAGIFGFNPALVGIATFFFFQPNASSVGLLLGGSVAATLLTRFLRSFVPFPTYTSPFVLMAWVLFLVGPSLGSAFVEPGAPAEAGSPLQGVAHGISQVMFQANLATAVLFLIGIALNTWQHGVWVVAASALGVLVANYHVTPEMRALDPERLIQRFLAENISLGLYGYNATLAALALFIWRRSLIPTLLGILISVPLTELVPMTGLPALTAPFILATWAVLILGWFDARFLPEPIVPATETYVREHPSAAEAEADAI